A window from Trinickia violacea encodes these proteins:
- a CDS encoding peptidoglycan D,D-transpeptidase FtsI family protein codes for MIFKKKSQSQDMYAPVVKNAMLAPRLPAWRSTFIVALVFLGFAALASRAFWIQIVDQDFYANQGQKRYQRTIELDAMRGRIVDRNGALLAVSLVTYEIWATPKLIDKAAYPALAKLLDMPEAELARRLNPSRSFVLLKRQIDADTANQIAKLDLAGITQLADSKRFYPEGESAAHVVGFTDIQDNGQEGVELAANARLLGAPGQREVIRDRLGRIVSDTRPLVPPQNGATVRLTIDRRVQQLAYAQLQAAVALNNAEAGSVVVLDARNGEILALANYPTFDPNDRTRLTGKQLRNRALTDTFEPGSTIKPIVVALSMDEGKVTANSLIDTSPGRYKIGPNVIHDTSNHGTMTVAQAIQKSSNIALAKLALNLPAETIWTKYQEYGLGRAPDLTFPGVASGRLRPYKRWRPIEQATMAYGYGLSTSLLQIAQVYTAYAGDGTLHPATLLANVDPATGVDLGPDDDGPLRPGTRVTTPATAAQMRAMLEMAAGQGGTGRAAQVAGYRVGGKTGTAWKQIGKSYAKNKYRSLFVGMAPMSDPRIIVAVMIDEPSGRSYYGGTVAGPVFSSVTGGTLQLFGVPPDLMEMVQANGTS; via the coding sequence ATGATCTTCAAGAAGAAATCGCAATCGCAGGACATGTACGCGCCGGTCGTGAAGAACGCGATGCTCGCGCCGCGCTTGCCGGCCTGGCGCTCCACGTTCATCGTGGCGCTCGTCTTTCTGGGCTTCGCCGCGCTCGCCTCGCGCGCGTTCTGGATTCAGATCGTCGATCAGGATTTCTACGCCAACCAAGGGCAAAAGCGCTATCAGCGCACCATCGAACTCGACGCGATGCGCGGCCGCATCGTCGACCGCAACGGCGCGCTGCTCGCCGTCAGTCTGGTCACCTATGAGATCTGGGCCACGCCGAAGCTCATCGACAAAGCCGCCTACCCGGCGCTCGCGAAACTGCTCGATATGCCGGAGGCCGAGCTTGCCCGGCGCTTGAACCCGAGCCGTTCGTTCGTGCTGCTCAAGCGCCAGATCGACGCCGACACCGCGAACCAGATCGCCAAGCTCGATCTCGCGGGCATCACGCAGCTCGCCGATTCGAAGCGTTTCTATCCGGAAGGGGAATCGGCGGCGCACGTGGTCGGCTTCACCGACATCCAGGACAACGGTCAGGAAGGCGTCGAGCTCGCGGCGAACGCGCGCTTGCTCGGCGCACCCGGCCAGCGCGAGGTGATTCGCGACCGGCTGGGCCGCATCGTCTCCGACACGCGTCCGCTCGTGCCGCCGCAAAACGGCGCAACCGTGCGCCTGACGATCGACCGGCGCGTCCAGCAGCTCGCCTATGCGCAGCTCCAGGCTGCGGTCGCGCTGAACAACGCGGAGGCCGGCAGCGTCGTCGTGCTCGACGCGAGAAACGGCGAAATCCTCGCGCTCGCGAACTATCCGACTTTCGATCCGAACGACCGCACGCGGCTGACCGGCAAGCAGTTGCGCAACCGCGCGCTGACCGACACGTTCGAGCCGGGCTCGACGATCAAGCCGATCGTCGTCGCGCTGTCGATGGACGAAGGCAAAGTCACGGCGAACTCGCTCATCGACACGTCGCCGGGCCGCTACAAGATCGGCCCGAACGTGATTCACGACACCTCGAACCACGGCACGATGACGGTCGCGCAGGCGATCCAGAAGTCGAGCAACATCGCGCTCGCGAAGCTCGCGCTCAATCTGCCGGCGGAAACGATCTGGACGAAGTATCAGGAGTACGGGCTCGGCCGCGCGCCGGATCTGACGTTTCCCGGCGTCGCGTCGGGCCGGTTGCGGCCGTACAAGCGCTGGCGTCCGATCGAGCAGGCGACGATGGCCTACGGCTACGGGTTGTCGACCTCGCTGCTGCAAATCGCGCAGGTCTACACCGCTTATGCCGGCGACGGCACGCTGCATCCGGCGACGCTGCTCGCCAACGTCGACCCGGCGACCGGCGTCGATCTCGGTCCCGACGACGACGGCCCGTTGCGCCCCGGCACCCGCGTGACGACGCCCGCCACCGCCGCCCAGATGCGCGCGATGCTCGAAATGGCCGCTGGCCAGGGCGGCACCGGACGCGCGGCGCAAGTCGCGGGCTATCGCGTCGGCGGCAAGACCGGGACGGCCTGGAAGCAGATCGGCAAGTCGTACGCGAAGAACAAGTACCGGTCGCTCTTCGTCGGCATGGCGCCGATGAGCGATCCGCGGATCATCGTCGCGGTCATGATCGACGAGCCCTCGGGACGCAGCTATTACGGCGGGACGGTGGCCGGGCCGGTGTTTTCTTCGGTGACGGGCGGCACCTTGCAGTTGTTCGGCGTGCCGCCCGATCTCATGGAAATGGTTCAAGCCAACGGTACTTCCTAG
- a CDS encoding trimeric intracellular cation channel family protein produces the protein MHVIYLAAIVAEAMSRALMGMRRGMDRFGLALVGAVTALGGGTVRDVLLGHYPLGWISHPNYIFITICAATVAAALAKPLHGLRSLFVTVDALGLVAFAIIGCNVAAEMDVSAPIVVLAGAITGVCGGMLRDLLCNEMPLVLRQDLYASVALAAGTLYLALQHVGVEQNTASAVALIGGFGLRLAAVRYRWRLKSFAAADSGGVH, from the coding sequence CTGCACGTCATCTATCTGGCCGCCATCGTCGCCGAAGCCATGTCCCGCGCGCTGATGGGCATGCGCCGCGGCATGGACCGCTTCGGCCTCGCGCTCGTCGGCGCCGTCACCGCGCTCGGCGGCGGCACCGTGCGCGACGTGCTGCTCGGGCACTACCCGCTCGGCTGGATCTCGCATCCGAATTACATTTTTATTACAATCTGTGCCGCAACGGTGGCCGCCGCGCTCGCCAAACCGCTGCACGGTCTGCGCAGTCTCTTCGTCACGGTCGATGCGCTCGGCCTCGTCGCCTTCGCGATCATCGGCTGCAACGTCGCCGCGGAAATGGACGTGAGCGCGCCGATCGTCGTGCTGGCGGGCGCGATCACCGGCGTGTGCGGCGGCATGCTGCGCGATCTGCTGTGCAACGAGATGCCGCTCGTGCTGCGCCAGGACCTCTATGCGAGCGTCGCGCTCGCGGCCGGCACGCTGTACTTGGCGCTGCAGCATGTCGGCGTCGAGCAGAACACCGCTTCGGCCGTCGCGCTGATAGGCGGCTTCGGGCTGCGCCTGGCGGCCGTGCGCTACCGCTGGCGGCTGAAGTCATTCGCGGCCGCCGACTCGGGCGGCGTCCACTAA
- a CDS encoding DUF4142 domain-containing protein: protein MKLIRFVLSGALALVCAAAQAQSGPTDPQIAAIVVTANQVDVDAGKLAESKTQSKDVKAFAERMVADHTSVNQAAADLVHKLGVTPEDNATSLSLKQGGDANLANLKTLSGKRFDRAYIDHEVAYHESVIEAVDKTLIPSAQNEELKALLVKVRPTFVAHLEHAKRLQQALGKGGA from the coding sequence ATGAAGCTGATTAGATTTGTACTGTCAGGAGCGCTGGCGCTCGTCTGCGCCGCAGCGCAGGCCCAAAGCGGCCCCACCGATCCCCAGATCGCAGCCATCGTCGTGACCGCGAACCAGGTCGATGTCGACGCGGGCAAGCTGGCGGAGTCGAAAACCCAGTCGAAGGACGTGAAGGCGTTTGCAGAGCGAATGGTCGCGGACCACACCAGCGTCAATCAGGCGGCCGCCGATCTCGTGCACAAGCTCGGCGTGACCCCGGAAGACAACGCGACGAGCCTAAGCCTCAAGCAAGGCGGCGACGCTAACCTCGCGAACCTCAAGACGCTCTCCGGTAAGCGCTTCGATCGCGCGTATATCGACCACGAAGTCGCGTATCACGAGAGCGTGATCGAAGCGGTCGACAAGACGCTGATTCCGAGCGCCCAAAACGAGGAGCTGAAAGCGCTGCTCGTGAAAGTTCGGCCAACCTTTGTCGCGCACCTCGAGCACGCCAAGCGTCTGCAGCAAGCGCTGGGGAAGGGCGGTGCTTAA
- a CDS encoding cupredoxin domain-containing protein encodes MTAKFRGKTGAYRRWLALVFAGLVGGAVLASPAGRADEAPATYVVTIEQMRFNPPVLKVRPGDRVTWVNKDLVPHTASATSKAFESHSIAPNASWSYVVRTRGNFAYGCDFHPTMHGTLDVR; translated from the coding sequence TTGACCGCGAAGTTTCGGGGGAAGACAGGCGCATATCGGCGGTGGCTTGCGCTGGTGTTTGCCGGGTTGGTCGGCGGGGCCGTGCTCGCCTCGCCGGCTGGGCGCGCCGACGAGGCTCCCGCCACCTACGTGGTCACGATCGAGCAGATGCGCTTCAATCCGCCGGTCCTGAAGGTGCGGCCCGGCGATCGCGTGACGTGGGTCAACAAGGACCTCGTGCCGCACACGGCGAGCGCAACCTCGAAAGCGTTCGAGTCGCACAGCATCGCGCCGAACGCTTCCTGGAGCTATGTCGTGCGAACACGCGGAAACTTCGCGTACGGGTGTGATTTTCATCCCACGATGCATGGCACACTGGACGTACGGTGA
- a CDS encoding RNA polymerase sigma factor, which yields MLDSAQTALPPVADDDLSIVRRIAAGDRSAFELLMRRHNRRLYRLARATLRNDAEAEDALQDAYLSAYRSIGQFRGDAAPLTWLSRLVLNACFGRLRRDTRRQNVYPIVDLNPHAEIDAMSAPDSDTPDNAAARAEVRALLERKLDALPEAFRVVFVLRSVEEMSVEETAQCLDIPEATVRSRHFRAKSLLRESLAREIDLTERDLFEFGGAQCDRVVAKVMQTLGTDDKERT from the coding sequence ATGCTAGACAGCGCGCAAACTGCTTTGCCTCCGGTCGCCGACGACGACCTGTCGATCGTCCGCCGCATTGCCGCCGGCGACCGCTCCGCGTTCGAGCTGCTGATGCGCCGCCACAACCGGCGCCTCTACCGGCTCGCGCGCGCCACCTTGCGCAACGACGCCGAAGCCGAGGACGCGCTGCAGGACGCCTACCTGTCGGCGTACCGCTCGATCGGACAGTTTCGCGGCGATGCCGCGCCGCTCACCTGGCTGTCGCGCCTCGTGCTCAACGCATGCTTTGGCCGTCTGCGCCGCGACACCCGGCGCCAGAATGTGTATCCGATCGTGGACCTGAACCCGCACGCCGAGATCGACGCCATGAGCGCACCCGATTCCGATACCCCAGACAACGCGGCCGCGCGCGCCGAAGTGCGCGCGTTGCTCGAACGCAAGCTCGATGCGCTGCCCGAGGCGTTTCGCGTCGTCTTCGTGCTGCGTTCCGTCGAGGAAATGAGCGTCGAGGAGACCGCGCAGTGCCTCGACATTCCCGAGGCGACCGTGCGCAGCCGGCACTTTCGCGCGAAGAGCCTGCTGCGCGAATCGCTCGCGCGCGAGATCGATCTTACCGAGCGCGATCTGTTCGAGTTCGGCGGCGCGCAATGCGATCGCGTCGTGGCCAAGGTGATGCAAACACTGGGCACAGACGACAAGGAGCGGACATGA
- a CDS encoding LysR substrate-binding domain-containing protein, translated as MLDLNDLYYFSVVVEKRGFSAAADTIGVPKGTLSKRVRALEQALGLRLANRTTRKFSLTEAGADFYAHCTRVMNEVDRAEQAARARLDEPVGRVRITCATGIVRMALDDLLPTFMAQHPKIDVELLTSNRYVDLIDEGYDLALRNHTEPLQSSTLIARPVAQTQVTLVASPAFFPRGLPEAPEDLEGIDGIHLARRDAASAWLLHASDGRTATVPYHARMRCNDAPFAKRAALAGLGVAALPSPICRADIAAGRLARVLPEWHIQRGTLSLVFPSHRGMSQAMRATVDFLVESLPEYLND; from the coding sequence GTGCTCGATCTCAACGATCTGTATTACTTTTCCGTCGTCGTCGAAAAGCGCGGCTTTTCCGCCGCGGCGGATACGATCGGCGTGCCCAAGGGCACGCTGAGCAAGCGCGTGCGGGCGCTCGAACAGGCGCTCGGGCTGCGGCTCGCGAACCGGACCACGCGCAAGTTCTCGCTGACCGAGGCCGGCGCCGATTTCTACGCGCATTGCACCCGCGTGATGAACGAGGTGGACAGAGCCGAGCAGGCGGCGCGCGCGCGGCTCGACGAGCCTGTCGGGCGCGTGCGCATCACCTGCGCCACCGGTATCGTGCGCATGGCGCTCGACGATCTGCTGCCTACGTTCATGGCGCAGCATCCGAAGATCGACGTCGAGCTGCTGACGTCCAACCGCTACGTCGATCTCATCGACGAAGGCTACGATCTCGCGCTGCGCAACCATACCGAGCCGTTGCAGAGTTCTACGCTGATTGCGCGGCCCGTCGCGCAAACGCAAGTGACGCTCGTCGCGAGCCCCGCGTTCTTTCCGCGTGGTCTGCCGGAGGCGCCCGAGGACCTGGAGGGCATCGACGGCATCCACCTTGCGCGCCGGGACGCAGCCAGCGCCTGGCTGCTGCACGCTTCCGACGGGCGCACGGCAACGGTTCCGTATCACGCGCGAATGCGCTGCAACGATGCGCCGTTCGCGAAGCGTGCCGCGCTTGCGGGCCTGGGTGTGGCGGCCCTGCCGTCGCCGATCTGCCGCGCGGATATCGCAGCGGGCCGGCTCGCGCGCGTGCTTCCAGAGTGGCACATACAGCGAGGCACATTGAGCCTCGTCTTCCCTTCGCATCGCGGCATGTCGCAAGCGATGCGCGCCACCGTCGACTTTCTTGTCGAATCGCTTCCGGAATATTTGAACGACTGA
- a CDS encoding DUF3311 domain-containing protein, whose product MKSRLKFSLLSLPIAAGLAVPFYNRATPTLGGWPFFYWWQTACVLAGALLTGAAYWLDERKALGAESHSARPDEGRAE is encoded by the coding sequence ATGAAATCTAGGCTCAAATTTTCATTGCTTTCGTTACCGATCGCGGCCGGGCTTGCCGTGCCTTTCTACAACCGCGCGACCCCCACGCTCGGCGGCTGGCCGTTCTTCTACTGGTGGCAAACCGCGTGCGTCCTCGCGGGCGCATTGCTGACCGGCGCCGCTTATTGGCTCGACGAGCGGAAGGCCCTCGGCGCCGAATCGCACAGCGCTCGTCCCGATGAGGGGCGAGCCGAATGA
- the mctP gene encoding monocarboxylate uptake permease MctP produces the protein MNVTTNAVFLALFALVTVLGLYASRWRRADLTGLHEWGLAGRRLGTVMSWFLLGGDLYTAYTFVAVPALVFAAGALGFFAIPYTVMTFPLGYVVLPRLWREAREHGHVTVADFVEHRFGSRTLALAIALTGILATMPYIALQLVGIQVTLGALGFPTHGWAGELPLLVAFGVLAAYTWSSGLRAPAMIAVVKDLLIYVTIIGALVLIPAKLGGFAHIFAALPPPKLLLKAPDAASLNGYSTYATLALGSAFALLLYPHSMTATLSASSDRVIRRNMALLPAYSLMLAFVALFGVMALAAGVGSMPEYAAQFKQYGPNFAVFALFQHFFPPWFAGLAFAAIGIGALVPAAIMSIAAANLFTRNVWRPIVARDASPAHETRMAKRVSLFVKFGALGFVLLVPAQFAIQLQLLGGVWIAQTLPAIVLGLFVPAVRARSLLAGWAAGLASGTWMVAQSGFKSAAFSLHVLGVAVPAYAALIALALNLAVVLAWSMLSVPFRAGEGQRDLSL, from the coding sequence ATGAATGTCACGACGAATGCTGTCTTTCTCGCGCTCTTCGCGCTCGTCACGGTTCTCGGTCTTTATGCCTCTCGATGGCGGCGCGCCGATCTGACCGGCCTTCACGAGTGGGGACTGGCCGGGCGCCGTCTCGGCACCGTGATGAGCTGGTTTTTACTCGGCGGCGATTTGTATACCGCCTACACCTTCGTCGCCGTGCCGGCACTGGTCTTTGCCGCGGGCGCGCTGGGTTTCTTCGCGATTCCCTACACCGTTATGACGTTTCCGCTCGGCTACGTCGTGTTGCCGCGTTTGTGGCGCGAGGCGCGCGAGCACGGTCACGTGACCGTCGCCGACTTTGTCGAGCACCGCTTCGGCAGCCGGACGCTCGCACTTGCGATCGCTCTGACCGGCATTCTGGCGACGATGCCCTACATCGCGCTGCAACTCGTCGGCATTCAAGTCACGCTCGGCGCACTGGGCTTTCCGACGCACGGCTGGGCGGGCGAGCTGCCGCTCCTGGTCGCCTTCGGCGTGCTCGCCGCCTACACGTGGTCGAGCGGATTGCGTGCCCCCGCGATGATCGCCGTCGTCAAGGATCTGCTGATCTACGTCACGATCATCGGCGCACTCGTGTTGATTCCGGCGAAGCTCGGAGGCTTCGCGCACATCTTCGCGGCCCTGCCGCCGCCGAAGCTGCTGCTGAAAGCGCCCGACGCGGCGAGCCTGAATGGCTATTCGACCTACGCGACGCTCGCGCTCGGCTCCGCGTTCGCCTTGCTGCTGTATCCGCATTCGATGACGGCGACGTTGTCGGCTTCGTCGGATCGCGTGATACGCCGCAACATGGCGTTGCTGCCGGCGTATTCACTGATGCTCGCGTTCGTCGCGCTGTTCGGCGTGATGGCGCTTGCTGCCGGCGTGGGCTCAATGCCCGAGTATGCGGCGCAGTTCAAGCAGTACGGTCCCAACTTCGCCGTGTTCGCCCTGTTTCAACACTTCTTCCCGCCGTGGTTCGCCGGCTTGGCGTTCGCGGCGATCGGAATCGGCGCCTTGGTGCCGGCCGCGATCATGTCGATTGCGGCGGCGAATCTCTTCACCCGCAACGTCTGGCGTCCGATCGTGGCGCGCGATGCCTCGCCCGCGCACGAGACGCGCATGGCGAAGCGGGTGTCGCTGTTCGTCAAGTTCGGTGCGCTCGGATTTGTTCTGCTGGTGCCTGCGCAATTCGCGATTCAGTTGCAACTGCTCGGCGGCGTGTGGATCGCTCAGACGTTGCCTGCGATCGTGCTCGGCCTCTTCGTGCCGGCGGTCCGCGCGCGCAGCTTGCTGGCCGGATGGGCGGCGGGGCTCGCGAGCGGCACGTGGATGGTCGCGCAAAGCGGCTTTAAGAGCGCGGCGTTCTCATTGCATGTGCTGGGTGTTGCCGTGCCCGCCTACGCCGCGCTGATTGCGCTTGCCCTCAATCTCGCGGTCGTGCTTGCGTGGTCGATGCTGTCGGTGCCGTTCCGTGCAGGGGAGGGGCAACGTGACCTCTCGCTCTGA
- a CDS encoding class I SAM-dependent methyltransferase, giving the protein MTSRSESVADRLAGLDARALLSQLGCPAGETGIEVGELMERVNAALIDAAYSTLGVKANERILEVGLGNGGHVASVLARAPRLSFTGIDISPTMIAAARSRNLASTERGQVTLQVASVEAMPFPDAAFDKAIAVNAVYFWPELTAGLREMRRVLREDGVLVVAAMTPETSLSMPFAEHGFKVYGPTSLREACFEAGFDHVQIERYADQPSSPPSPRREFFLVRASRMPRAMSEECR; this is encoded by the coding sequence GTGACCTCTCGCTCTGAATCCGTCGCCGACAGGCTGGCGGGACTTGACGCGCGGGCGTTGCTTTCGCAGTTGGGCTGTCCTGCCGGCGAGACCGGTATCGAGGTTGGCGAGCTGATGGAACGTGTGAATGCGGCGTTGATCGACGCCGCGTACAGCACGCTCGGCGTCAAAGCCAACGAGCGCATCCTCGAAGTGGGACTCGGCAACGGCGGCCATGTCGCCTCCGTGCTGGCGCGCGCGCCGCGCCTCTCGTTCACTGGCATCGACATCTCGCCGACGATGATCGCCGCCGCGCGCTCGCGCAACTTGGCCAGCACCGAGCGTGGACAGGTCACGTTGCAGGTCGCGAGTGTCGAAGCCATGCCGTTTCCCGATGCCGCATTCGATAAGGCGATCGCGGTCAACGCCGTGTACTTCTGGCCGGAATTGACAGCCGGACTGCGCGAGATGCGGCGCGTGCTGCGCGAAGACGGCGTGCTTGTCGTTGCCGCAATGACGCCCGAAACGTCGCTCTCGATGCCTTTCGCCGAGCACGGCTTCAAGGTCTACGGGCCGACGAGCCTTCGCGAAGCGTGCTTCGAAGCTGGGTTCGACCACGTCCAGATCGAGCGATACGCCGACCAGCCTTCCTCCCCGCCTTCGCCTCGCCGCGAATTTTTTCTTGTTCGAGCTTCGCGCATGCCGCGCGCTATGTCAGAGGAGTGTCGTTGA
- a CDS encoding MBL fold metallo-hydrolase, with translation MFPHVESFYDPSTGTVSHVVYAGYGSPCAVIDPVLDFDAASGLTSTHSIEHLIGFMEERCLEVQWILETHAHADHLSGASELKRRVGGKIGIGHRIVDIRSMFSATFDLAGEHGFDHLFAPDEVFSIGALRAQVLATPGHTPADVAFMIEDSLFVGDTLFMPDVGTARCDFPGGNARLLYASIRRLLTLPKSMRVFVCHDYPPRGREARFCSTVGEQRKFNIHVRDGISESDFVEMRTTRDSTLKMPALLFPAMQVNLRGGRLPAPDEKGRRQFRTPIDDVRFAQKLL, from the coding sequence ATGTTTCCACACGTCGAGTCTTTTTACGATCCGTCGACCGGTACGGTCAGTCACGTTGTCTACGCCGGTTACGGTTCGCCGTGCGCCGTCATCGATCCTGTGCTCGATTTCGATGCTGCGTCCGGCCTCACCTCGACGCACTCCATCGAGCATCTCATCGGTTTCATGGAGGAACGATGTCTCGAGGTTCAGTGGATACTCGAGACCCACGCGCATGCGGATCATCTTTCGGGGGCGTCCGAGCTGAAGCGGCGCGTCGGCGGCAAGATCGGCATCGGCCACCGCATCGTCGATATCCGGTCGATGTTTTCGGCAACGTTCGATCTGGCCGGCGAGCACGGCTTCGATCATCTCTTCGCGCCGGATGAGGTGTTCTCTATCGGCGCGTTGCGGGCCCAGGTGCTGGCGACGCCCGGACATACGCCGGCCGATGTCGCATTCATGATCGAGGACTCACTCTTTGTCGGCGACACCCTGTTCATGCCGGACGTGGGCACGGCCCGCTGCGATTTCCCGGGCGGCAATGCGCGTTTGCTCTATGCGTCGATCCGCCGGTTGCTCACGCTGCCGAAGTCGATGCGCGTGTTCGTCTGCCACGACTATCCGCCGCGCGGCCGCGAAGCGAGGTTTTGCAGCACGGTCGGCGAGCAGCGCAAGTTCAACATTCACGTGCGAGACGGTATCTCCGAGAGCGATTTTGTCGAGATGCGCACGACCCGCGACAGCACGCTCAAGATGCCGGCGCTGCTGTTTCCGGCGATGCAGGTCAATTTGCGCGGCGGCCGGCTGCCGGCTCCGGATGAGAAAGGCCGGCGCCAATTCAGAACACCGATCGACGACGTGCGCTTCGCTCAGAAACTGCTGTGA
- a CDS encoding YeiH family protein, with protein MSTFLSPKDTFSRLKTSAPLIFSSDVAPGIALCMAVTLGAWCLQIAEAHLFGRAWLESLVLAILLGTAIRSLWTPGERWLSGIAFSAKTLLEVAVMLLGASFSATALKAAGIGLLLGIVAIVIIAIGVSYGIGRALKLNWRMALLVACGNSICGNSAIAAVAPVIGANRDDVAASIAFTAVLGVLVVLGLPLLSYALHLNPVQYGALAGLTVYAVPQVLAATVPVSALSAHIGTLVKLVRVLMLGPVMLLLSIVTRERQSSNGSTACTNLAAAKPSRIASKKLVPWFIIGFLVLGAARSAGLVPAVLLAPANQIGSLFTIVSMAALGLGVDIRTVAKAGPRVTAAVVLSIVALAAMSLLLIVGLLHLS; from the coding sequence ATGTCGACCTTCCTCTCCCCCAAGGACACATTCTCACGCCTCAAAACTTCGGCACCCTTAATATTTTCCTCTGACGTCGCTCCGGGCATCGCGCTGTGCATGGCCGTGACACTAGGCGCATGGTGCCTCCAGATTGCCGAAGCGCACCTCTTCGGTCGCGCATGGCTCGAGTCGCTCGTACTCGCGATCCTGCTCGGCACGGCGATCCGAAGCCTCTGGACGCCAGGAGAACGATGGCTGTCAGGCATTGCCTTCAGCGCGAAGACGCTGCTCGAAGTCGCCGTCATGCTGCTCGGCGCTTCGTTCAGCGCCACCGCGTTGAAGGCGGCCGGAATCGGCTTGCTGCTGGGTATCGTCGCCATCGTCATCATCGCGATCGGCGTGAGCTACGGCATCGGGCGTGCGCTCAAGCTGAACTGGCGAATGGCGTTGCTCGTTGCGTGCGGCAACTCCATTTGCGGCAATTCGGCGATCGCGGCTGTCGCTCCAGTGATCGGCGCGAATCGCGACGACGTCGCCGCATCGATCGCGTTTACCGCCGTGCTTGGCGTGCTGGTCGTGCTCGGTCTCCCGCTCTTGTCCTATGCGCTGCATTTGAACCCGGTTCAATACGGCGCACTCGCCGGGCTGACCGTCTATGCGGTGCCGCAAGTCCTGGCCGCTACGGTGCCCGTTTCCGCGCTCAGCGCGCACATCGGCACGCTGGTCAAGCTCGTGCGCGTTCTCATGCTCGGCCCGGTGATGCTGCTGCTTTCCATCGTGACTCGCGAGCGCCAATCCTCAAACGGGTCCACGGCTTGCACCAATCTCGCGGCGGCTAAACCAAGCCGTATCGCGTCGAAGAAACTGGTTCCGTGGTTCATCATCGGTTTTCTCGTGCTCGGCGCCGCACGTTCGGCGGGACTCGTTCCGGCCGTTCTGCTGGCGCCCGCCAATCAGATCGGCAGCCTGTTCACGATCGTTTCGATGGCGGCGCTAGGTCTCGGCGTCGATATCCGGACCGTCGCGAAAGCCGGGCCGCGCGTGACCGCGGCGGTCGTGCTCTCCATCGTCGCGCTTGCCGCGATGAGCCTGCTGCTGATCGTTGGGCTGCTGCACCTCTCTTGA
- a CDS encoding LysR family transcriptional regulator: MNFTHLFAFYEVARAGSLSGGAHRLRVSQPAVSREIRELEDRLGLVLFDRLPRGISLTLAGKLLFGYAERIFTLADAARSELKEVAGLSAGQLKIGASATMGVYLVPDMIAKFNARFPKVSVDLTVTNTQQVEDGLCNGEFSLGFIEGPYDETRLQARFIGSDEIVLTAAAGYREAAHGLFARDFATEAVILREPGSGTRAVVESAYSRAGLKMIPSMSVSDTEAIKRMLLAQRAVAYLSTLSVDDEVRRGVLKVLNVADLRIERALHMVWLRGRSLSPSSQAFFDLAVQHIEQEGRASLIRPAADVETANVERAA, translated from the coding sequence ATGAATTTCACGCATCTGTTTGCCTTCTATGAAGTGGCCCGAGCGGGCAGCCTTAGCGGCGGCGCGCATCGTTTGCGGGTGAGCCAGCCGGCAGTCAGCCGGGAGATCCGCGAGCTCGAAGACCGTCTCGGCTTGGTGCTGTTCGACCGGCTCCCGCGCGGCATTTCGCTGACGCTCGCCGGGAAGCTGCTGTTTGGCTACGCGGAGCGGATCTTCACGCTCGCGGATGCTGCGCGTTCGGAGTTGAAAGAGGTGGCCGGCCTGAGCGCCGGACAACTGAAGATCGGCGCGAGCGCGACGATGGGCGTCTATCTGGTGCCGGACATGATCGCGAAGTTCAACGCGCGCTTTCCGAAGGTCAGCGTCGATTTGACGGTGACGAATACGCAGCAGGTCGAAGACGGTTTATGCAATGGCGAATTTTCGCTGGGCTTCATCGAAGGGCCCTACGACGAGACGCGTCTTCAGGCCCGGTTCATCGGCTCAGACGAAATTGTGCTGACAGCTGCGGCGGGCTATCGAGAGGCGGCACATGGACTCTTTGCCCGCGACTTCGCCACGGAGGCGGTCATCCTTCGCGAACCCGGCTCGGGAACGCGCGCGGTGGTCGAGAGCGCGTATTCGCGCGCGGGCCTCAAGATGATTCCGTCGATGTCGGTCAGCGACACCGAGGCGATCAAGCGCATGCTGCTTGCGCAGCGCGCCGTTGCCTATCTTTCGACGCTCAGCGTCGACGACGAAGTGCGGCGCGGCGTACTCAAGGTGTTGAACGTGGCCGATTTGCGGATCGAGCGCGCCCTGCACATGGTCTGGCTGAGGGGCCGCTCGCTGTCGCCGAGTTCGCAGGCGTTCTTCGATCTTGCCGTGCAGCACATCGAACAGGAGGGGCGCGCGAGCCTGATACGGCCCGCTGCCGATGTCGAAACAGCAAACGTCGAGCGCGCCGCATGA